A single Gammaproteobacteria bacterium DNA region contains:
- a CDS encoding sulfurtransferase translates to MEQLSVQTLQQQLNNVTAPLVLDVREASEWAICHIEGALHIPMGEITRRYQELPDDLPIVVMCHHGMRSLQVAHYLQQQGFNVANLAGGIDAWAQEIDAQMTRY, encoded by the coding sequence ATGGAACAACTTTCAGTACAGACGCTCCAACAACAACTCAATAATGTGACCGCACCATTAGTGCTGGATGTGCGCGAAGCCAGCGAATGGGCCATTTGTCATATTGAAGGTGCTCTCCATATACCGATGGGTGAAATCACCCGCCGGTATCAAGAGTTACCGGACGATCTGCCGATTGTGGTGATGTGTCACCACGGCATGCGTAGCCTGCAAGTCGCGCACTATTTGCAACAACAAGGTTTCAATGTTGCTAATTTAGCCGGTGGCATCGACGCCTGGGCACAAGAAATTGATGCTCAGATGACGCGCTATTAA